One part of the Helicobacter cetorum MIT 99-5656 genome encodes these proteins:
- the dxs gene encoding 1-deoxy-D-xylulose-5-phosphate synthase produces MKKQTFNLNLDDIENLQEVCATLRERILEVVSANGGHLSSSLGAVELIVGMHAMFDCLKNPFIFDTSHQAYAHKLLTNRFEEFSTLRQFQGLSGFTKPSESAYDYFIAGHSSTSVSLGVGVAKAFHLKQESGIPIALLGDGSISAGLFYEALNELGDRKYPMIIILNDNEMSISTPIGALSKALSQLMKGPFYQSFRSKVKKILNTLPESVNYLASRFEESFKLITPGVFFEELGINYIGPINGHDLEAIIETLKLAKELKEPVIIHAQTIKGKGYEKAEGKYEKWHGVGPFDLDTGLSKKSKSAILSPTEVYSNTLLELAKKDEKIVGVTAAMPSGTGLDKLIQAYPSRFFDVAIAEQHALTSSSAMAKEGFKPFVTIYSTFLQRAYDQIVHDVCISSLPIKLAIDRAGIVGEDGETHQGLLDVAYLRSIPNMVIFAPRDNETLKNAVLFANDYQISPCAFRYPRGAFVLKDNVFKPSEFVLGQSELLKKEGEILLIGYGNGVGRAHLVQLALKEKNIECALLDLRFLKPLDKNLSSMIAPYKKLYIFSDNYKLGGVASAILEFLSEQNILKPIKSFEISDEFVMHGNTALVEKSLGLDTESLTNAILKDLGQ; encoded by the coding sequence ATTAAAAAACAAACTTTTAATTTAAACCTTGATGATATTGAGAATTTGCAAGAAGTGTGTGCAACATTACGAGAGCGTATTTTAGAAGTAGTGAGCGCTAATGGAGGCCATTTAAGCTCATCTTTAGGAGCGGTAGAGCTAATTGTGGGTATGCATGCGATGTTTGATTGCTTGAAAAACCCCTTTATTTTTGATACTTCTCATCAAGCTTACGCCCACAAGCTTTTAACCAATCGTTTTGAAGAATTTAGCACTTTGAGACAATTTCAAGGCTTAAGCGGTTTTACTAAACCCAGTGAAAGCGCATACGATTATTTCATTGCTGGGCATAGTTCTACTTCTGTTTCTTTGGGCGTGGGCGTGGCTAAAGCTTTTCATCTAAAACAAGAAAGCGGCATTCCTATAGCTTTGCTAGGCGATGGAAGCATTAGTGCGGGGCTTTTTTATGAAGCCTTAAACGAACTAGGCGATAGAAAATACCCTATGATAATCATTCTCAATGATAATGAGATGAGTATCAGCACGCCTATTGGAGCCTTATCAAAAGCCCTTAGCCAGCTTATGAAAGGCCCTTTTTATCAATCCTTTCGCTCTAAAGTCAAAAAAATTTTAAACACCTTACCAGAGAGTGTGAATTACTTAGCAAGCCGTTTTGAAGAATCTTTTAAGCTCATAACCCCTGGCGTGTTTTTTGAAGAACTAGGTATCAATTATATAGGACCTATTAATGGGCATGACTTAGAAGCTATCATTGAAACCTTAAAATTAGCCAAAGAGCTTAAAGAGCCTGTTATTATCCATGCCCAAACTATCAAGGGTAAAGGTTATGAAAAAGCTGAAGGTAAATATGAAAAATGGCATGGCGTAGGGCCTTTTGATTTAGATACCGGTTTGTCTAAAAAATCTAAGAGTGCCATTTTATCGCCCACTGAAGTGTATTCTAACACCCTTTTAGAATTAGCTAAAAAAGATGAAAAAATCGTAGGCGTAACTGCTGCAATGCCAAGCGGAACAGGCTTAGACAAGCTTATTCAAGCTTATCCTTCACGCTTTTTTGATGTAGCCATTGCCGAACAACATGCCCTAACTTCTAGCAGCGCTATGGCTAAAGAAGGTTTTAAGCCCTTTGTAACTATCTATTCCACTTTTTTACAACGAGCCTATGACCAAATAGTGCATGATGTTTGTATTTCTAGCCTACCTATTAAACTCGCTATTGATAGAGCGGGCATTGTGGGCGAAGATGGCGAAACGCACCAAGGGCTTTTAGATGTGGCATATTTACGCTCCATTCCTAATATGGTCATTTTTGCTCCACGAGACAATGAGACTTTAAAAAACGCCGTCCTTTTTGCGAACGATTATCAAATAAGCCCTTGTGCGTTCCGCTATCCAAGGGGGGCGTTTGTGCTAAAAGATAATGTTTTTAAACCTAGTGAATTTGTTTTAGGACAAAGTGAATTATTAAAAAAAGAAGGCGAAATTCTACTCATAGGCTATGGCAATGGCGTAGGAAGAGCGCATTTAGTCCAGCTTGCATTAAAAGAGAAAAACATAGAATGCGCTCTTTTAGATTTAAGGTTTCTTAAGCCCTTAGATAAAAATCTAAGTTCAATGATTGCTCCCTATAAAAAGCTTTATATTTTTAGCGATAATTACAAGCTTGGCGGGGTAGCTAGTGCGATTTTAGAATTTTTGAGCGAACAAAATATCTTAAAACCTATCAAAAGCTTTGAAATCTCTGATGAATTTGTCATGCATGGAAACACCGCCTTAGTAGAAAAATCCTTAGGCTTAGACACAGAAAGTTTAACTAACGCTATTTTAAAAGATTTAGGACAATAG
- the fliH gene encoding flagellar assembly protein FliH: MNSQENLIQKDNLDKHDIQRYEFKSMANLPLKVSTSSSGVSLETPTQKELLEKKVVENDLIDCLLRKTDELSSHLVKLQMQFEKAQEESKSLIENAKNDGYKIGFKEGEEKARNELVNSVNDEKNQLLHAITSLHEKMKSSQEHLSALEKELSAIAIDIAKEVIVKEVEENSQKVALALAEELLKNVIDATNIHLRVNPLDYPYLNEHLQNASKIKLESNDAIAKGGIVIDSSNGSIDGNLMNRYKTLKESVLDNFKV; the protein is encoded by the coding sequence TTGAATAGTCAAGAAAATTTAATTCAAAAAGACAATTTAGATAAGCATGATATTCAAAGATATGAGTTTAAGAGCATGGCAAACTTGCCCCTTAAAGTTAGCACCTCATCTAGTGGTGTTTCTTTGGAGACCCCTACTCAAAAAGAGCTTTTGGAAAAAAAAGTTGTAGAAAATGATTTGATAGATTGTTTGTTGAGAAAGACTGATGAGTTATCAAGCCACTTAGTAAAATTGCAAATGCAATTTGAGAAAGCTCAAGAAGAGAGTAAATCCTTGATTGAAAATGCTAAAAACGATGGCTATAAAATCGGCTTTAAAGAAGGCGAAGAAAAAGCTCGCAACGAGCTAGTTAATAGCGTCAATGATGAAAAAAACCAACTCTTACATGCTATCACTTCCTTGCATGAAAAAATGAAAAGCTCACAGGAGCACTTAAGTGCTTTAGAAAAAGAATTGAGTGCGATTGCAATAGACATTGCTAAAGAAGTGATAGTAAAAGAAGTAGAAGAAAATAGTCAAAAAGTAGCCCTTGCTTTAGCTGAAGAATTATTAAAAAATGTCATTGATGCAACCAATATCCATTTGAGAGTTAACCCCTTAGATTATCCCTACTTAAACGAACACTTGCAAAATGCCTCAAAAATCAAGCTAGAAAGTAATGACGCTATTGCTAAGGGGGGTATTGTGATTGATAGCTCTAATGGGAGCATTGATGGGAATTTAATGAATCGCTATAAAACCCTTAAAGAAAGCGTTTTGGATAATTTTAAGGTATAG
- a CDS encoding AAA family ATPase, giving the protein MSKHSNNTKEKENKAQVTPPPTSNHENVTPKEVTTRFLEVKNFRNIGVKDEQEKCERLYLNNSFGDKLGGLVLVIGENNTGKSNLLKALGCFSEHLDEFKKHCTPNYLGFEDTITHLGLCIEEKKDKKSENKASIEIEHDKISYSLAPETEQLKSVCFKVLNSLNLETSIQEDFTNKLNRTSNADNLLQLFNEILRYRDNEKSNDIKEQFEKNLTVCKTRLKQELEKITNQLDRYLNSTEKLEKLIETICDEDTTLKDMQENLAKFKQFANDYVNQINRSYTRINPPTFPTINLKEPILSSHVDYESMEKILKDYPLNKIGYFLHSKLAQVIYYKPTTSFSSKDLMTTPNGLTESKFFNLLFNAVNKNAFEEIKNAYIKAKDKSEGYLNQAGRKYEKLINEKISKHFNQMYFQNKNEDLYYEFDFKLDSQKVSLSLFKRNKKGGEEVLELDHQSEGFRWYFDLFFNLLCSSSLKPNSIVLMDEVGSNLSVPSRIEYRNFLKKLGQEKGITFVISTHDPFLVDADHLDELRILSLDRDLRNVNINHFSSVSPNDSDSLKRIKKALGVEKRHLIGSKCVFVEGISDYNYLSVFKLLYEKEKEKPLNMVFLPINGLGKDDAQTEVILQALSQDETHAILLVDSDERGKLVKKSKTIYKTMTS; this is encoded by the coding sequence ATGAGTAAGCACTCAAACAACACAAAAGAAAAAGAAAATAAGGCACAAGTTACCCCCCCCCCCACAAGTAACCATGAAAATGTAACGCCCAAAGAAGTAACCACACGCTTTTTAGAGGTTAAGAATTTTAGGAATATTGGTGTTAAAGACGAGCAAGAAAAATGCGAAAGATTGTATCTTAACAATTCATTTGGCGATAAATTAGGTGGTTTGGTTCTTGTTATAGGTGAGAATAATACCGGTAAGAGCAATTTGTTGAAAGCTTTAGGGTGTTTTAGCGAGCATTTAGATGAGTTTAAGAAACATTGCACCCCTAATTACTTAGGCTTTGAAGATACAATCACACATTTAGGGTTGTGTATAGAAGAAAAGAAAGATAAAAAGAGTGAGAATAAGGCGAGTATAGAAATTGAGCATGATAAAATTTCGTATTCTTTAGCTCCAGAGACCGAACAACTTAAAAGCGTTTGTTTTAAGGTGCTTAATAGTTTAAACTTGGAAACAAGCATTCAAGAAGACTTTACAAACAAACTCAATCGCACTAGCAATGCAGATAATCTGCTACAACTTTTTAATGAAATTTTGCGTTATCGAGATAATGAAAAATCCAATGACATAAAAGAACAATTTGAAAAGAATTTGACTGTTTGTAAGACAAGATTAAAGCAGGAATTAGAAAAAATTACTAATCAATTAGACCGCTATCTCAATTCAACTGAAAAGTTGGAAAAGTTGATAGAAACTATTTGTGATGAAGACACAACATTAAAAGACATGCAGGAGAATTTAGCCAAATTCAAGCAATTTGCAAATGATTATGTCAATCAAATCAATCGTAGTTATACTAGGATAAATCCCCCAACTTTCCCCACAATCAATTTAAAAGAGCCTATTTTAAGTTCACATGTGGATTATGAGAGTATGGAAAAAATTTTAAAAGATTATCCTTTGAATAAAATTGGGTATTTCTTGCATTCTAAACTCGCTCAAGTCATTTATTACAAACCTACAACAAGTTTTAGCTCCAAAGATTTAATGACAACGCCAAATGGTTTGACCGAAAGCAAGTTTTTTAATCTTTTGTTTAACGCTGTCAATAAAAATGCTTTTGAAGAAATAAAGAACGCTTATATCAAGGCTAAGGATAAATCAGAAGGTTATCTAAATCAAGCAGGAAGAAAGTATGAAAAGCTTATCAATGAAAAAATTTCTAAGCATTTCAATCAAATGTATTTTCAAAATAAAAATGAAGATTTGTATTATGAATTTGATTTTAAGTTAGATAGCCAAAAAGTCTCACTCTCACTATTTAAGCGAAACAAGAAAGGTGGAGAGGAAGTTTTAGAATTAGACCACCAAAGCGAAGGGTTTAGGTGGTATTTTGATTTGTTTTTCAACCTTTTATGCAGTTCTAGTTTAAAACCTAATTCTATTGTTTTAATGGATGAGGTAGGCTCTAATCTCTCTGTGCCATCTCGCATAGAGTATCGCAATTTTTTAAAAAAGTTGGGGCAAGAAAAAGGGATTACCTTTGTTATCAGCACGCATGACCCCTTTTTGGTAGATGCAGACCATTTAGATGAATTAAGGATTTTAAGCCTAGATAGAGATTTGCGTAATGTGAATATCAATCATTTTTCATCTGTCAGTCCAAATGATAGCGACTCCTTAAAGCGTATCAAAAAGGCTTTGGGAGTGGAAAAACGCCATTTAATTGGCTCAAAATGCGTGTTTGTAGAAGGCATTAGCGATTACAATTATCTAAGTGTGTTTAAATTGCTCTATGAAAAAGAAAAAGAGAAACCTTTAAACATGGTGTTTTTACCCATTAATGGCTTGGGCAAAGATGACGCACAGACTGAGGTAATATTGCAAGCTCTAAGTCAAGATGAAACCCATGCAATCTTATTGGTAGACAGCGATGAGAGAGGAAAGCTTGTGAAAAAATCAAAAACGATTTACAAAACCATGACAAGTTAA
- a CDS encoding phosphatase PAP2 family protein, producing the protein MTENSLKNVQSKPFLLLQIKALFLLGVVFSVLFGLIAYLVLFNHMSLIDNAIFSLVRSHPFDSNPTLAQIVNYATFLGSSKFVLPLSLLVGVFLSLYRKKLVLGVWFVLSIVVAEAVLKFLKHLIARPRPNPDEWLSSPHGFSFPSGHSLSSAIFYGLIILLLPHFISHKKIRNTLIYSLLFFILLMGLARIYLGVHYPSDVLGGFCLGALGACFSVGIYLSVFKRI; encoded by the coding sequence ATGACTGAAAATTCTCTCAAAAATGTGCAATCTAAACCATTTTTATTACTGCAAATTAAGGCTCTTTTTCTTTTAGGGGTTGTTTTTAGCGTGCTTTTTGGACTTATTGCTTACTTGGTTCTTTTTAATCATATGAGTTTGATAGATAATGCGATTTTTAGTTTAGTGCGTTCACACCCTTTTGATTCTAACCCTACTTTAGCTCAAATAGTCAATTACGCTACTTTCTTAGGCTCTTCTAAATTTGTGTTGCCCTTGAGTTTGTTAGTGGGGGTATTTTTAAGTCTCTATCGTAAAAAATTAGTGCTTGGAGTGTGGTTTGTGCTTAGTATTGTGGTAGCTGAAGCTGTTTTAAAGTTTTTAAAGCATCTCATTGCACGCCCTAGACCAAACCCTGATGAGTGGCTTTCAAGTCCGCATGGCTTTAGCTTTCCTAGTGGGCATTCGCTTTCTAGTGCCATTTTTTATGGGCTAATTATCTTATTATTACCCCATTTTATTTCTCATAAAAAAATTAGAAATACTCTCATCTATAGCTTGCTTTTCTTCATTCTCTTAATGGGGTTAGCCCGCATTTATTTAGGGGTGCATTATCCTAGCGATGTTTTAGGAGGTTTTTGTTTAGGGGCTTTAGGGGCTTGTTTTTCTGTAGGGATTTATTTGAGCGTGTTTAAGAGAATTTAA
- the lepA gene encoding translation elongation factor 4 has translation MKNIRNFSIIAHIDHGKSTLADCLISECNAISNREMTSQVMDTMDIEKERGITIKAQSVRLNYTLNGEDYVLNLIDTPGHVDFSYEVSRSLCSCEGVLLVVDATQGVEAQTIANVYIALDNDLEILPVINKIDLPNANVLEVKQDIEDTIGIDCANANEVSAKTKLGIKDLLEKIITTIPAPSGNPNAPLKALIYDSWFDNYLGALALVRVIDGNISTEQEILVMGTGKKHGVLGLYYPNPLKKIPTLSLECGEIGIVSLGLKSVTDIAVGDTLTDAKTPTTRPVEGFMPAKPFVFAGLYPIETDRFEDLREALLKLQLNDCALNFEPESSVALGFGFRVGFLGLLHMEVIKERLEREFSLNLIATAPTVVYEVHLTDGSIKYVQNPSELPPENNIACIKEPFVRATIITPSEFLGNLMHLLNNKRGIQEKMEYLNQSRVMLTYSLPSNEIVMDFYDKLKSCTKGYASFDYEPIENREGNLVKLDVRVAGDIVDALSIIVDKNKAYEKGRALVEAMKELIPRQLFEVAIQASVGNKVIARETVKSVGKNVTAKCYGGDITRKRKLLEKQKEGKKRMKAIGKVELPQEAFLAILKID, from the coding sequence ATGAAGAATATCCGCAACTTTTCCATTATCGCTCATATTGACCATGGCAAAAGCACCTTAGCGGATTGCTTAATTAGTGAATGCAACGCTATTAGTAATAGAGAAATGACTAGTCAAGTTATGGATACTATGGATATTGAAAAAGAAAGGGGTATTACGATAAAGGCTCAAAGCGTGCGTTTGAATTACACGCTTAATGGAGAAGATTATGTGCTAAATCTCATTGACACCCCAGGGCATGTGGATTTTAGCTATGAAGTGTCTCGCTCTTTGTGTTCATGTGAAGGGGTGCTATTAGTCGTGGACGCTACTCAAGGCGTAGAAGCACAGACTATTGCAAATGTGTATATCGCTTTAGATAATGATTTAGAAATTTTACCCGTGATTAATAAGATTGATTTACCTAATGCAAATGTTTTAGAAGTCAAACAGGATATTGAAGATACGATTGGCATTGATTGTGCTAACGCTAATGAAGTGAGCGCTAAAACTAAGCTTGGCATTAAGGACTTATTAGAAAAAATTATCACTACCATTCCAGCTCCTAGTGGCAATCCTAATGCCCCCTTAAAAGCACTCATTTATGATTCATGGTTTGATAATTATTTGGGAGCGTTAGCTTTGGTGCGCGTAATTGATGGAAATATCAGCACAGAGCAAGAAATTTTAGTAATGGGAACGGGTAAAAAACACGGTGTTTTAGGGCTTTACTACCCAAATCCTTTGAAAAAAATTCCAACTCTTAGTTTAGAGTGTGGGGAAATTGGTATTGTAAGTTTAGGGCTAAAGAGTGTTACTGATATTGCGGTAGGCGATACTTTAACAGACGCTAAAACACCCACAACTCGGCCAGTTGAAGGCTTTATGCCAGCTAAACCCTTTGTCTTTGCAGGGCTTTATCCTATAGAAACTGATAGATTTGAAGATTTAAGAGAAGCGTTACTCAAACTCCAGCTCAATGATTGCGCTCTGAATTTTGAGCCTGAAAGCTCAGTTGCACTAGGCTTTGGCTTTAGGGTAGGGTTTTTGGGCTTACTCCATATGGAAGTGATTAAAGAGAGATTAGAGAGAGAATTTAGCCTTAATCTCATCGCTACCGCTCCTACTGTGGTGTATGAAGTGCATTTAACAGATGGCAGTATCAAATATGTCCAAAACCCTAGCGAATTGCCCCCTGAAAACAATATCGCTTGTATCAAAGAGCCATTTGTTAGAGCGACTATTATTACCCCTAGCGAGTTTTTGGGTAATTTAATGCATTTATTAAATAATAAGCGTGGCATTCAAGAAAAAATGGAATATCTAAACCAGTCTCGTGTCATGCTCACATACTCGTTGCCTAGCAATGAAATTGTTATGGATTTTTATGACAAGCTCAAATCTTGCACTAAAGGGTATGCGAGCTTTGATTATGAGCCTATAGAAAATAGAGAAGGTAATTTAGTCAAGCTTGATGTGAGAGTGGCGGGCGATATTGTGGACGCACTCTCTATTATAGTAGATAAAAACAAGGCGTATGAAAAGGGGCGTGCTTTAGTAGAGGCAATGAAAGAGCTAATCCCACGCCAGCTTTTTGAAGTCGCCATTCAAGCCAGTGTAGGTAATAAAGTTATTGCAAGAGAGACTGTAAAATCAGTCGGTAAGAATGTAACGGCTAAGTGCTATGGGGGTGATATTACACGAAAAAGAAAGCTCTTAGAAAAGCAAAAAGAAGGTAAGAAACGCATGAAAGCTATTGGTAAGGTAGAGCTCCCCCAAGAGGCGTTTTTAGCGATATTAAAGATTGATTAA
- the fliG gene encoding flagellar motor switch protein FliG → MAIKLTPKQKAQLDELTMSEKIAILLIQVGEDTTGEILRHLDIDSITEISKQIVQLNGTDKQIGAAVLEEFFAIFQSNQYINTGGLEYARELLTRTLGSEEARKVMDKLAKSLQSQKNFAYLGKIKPQQLADFIINEHPQTIALILAHMEAPNAAETLSYFPDEMKAEISIRMANLGDISPQVVKRVSTVLENKLESLTSYKIEVGGLRAVAEIFNRLGQKSAKTTLARIENVDNKLASDIKEMMFTFEDIVKLDNFAIREILKVADKKDLSLALKTSTKDLTDKFLSNMSSRAAEQFVEEMQYLGAVKIKDVDIAQRKIIEIVQNLQEKGIIQTSEEDDVIE, encoded by the coding sequence ATGGCAATCAAGCTTACCCCTAAACAAAAGGCTCAATTAGATGAACTTACCATGAGTGAAAAAATTGCCATTTTACTCATTCAAGTAGGTGAAGACACAACAGGTGAGATTTTAAGGCACTTAGACATTGATTCAATTACGGAGATTTCTAAGCAAATCGTGCAACTAAATGGCACAGATAAGCAAATTGGTGCGGCGGTTTTAGAAGAGTTTTTTGCTATTTTTCAGTCTAATCAATACATCAATACCGGTGGCTTAGAATACGCTAGAGAGCTTTTAACTAGGACTTTAGGGAGCGAAGAAGCCCGCAAGGTTATGGATAAGCTTGCTAAGAGCTTGCAAAGTCAGAAAAACTTCGCTTATTTAGGAAAAATTAAGCCCCAGCAACTAGCCGATTTTATTATCAATGAACACCCTCAAACCATTGCATTGATTTTAGCTCATATGGAAGCCCCTAATGCAGCTGAGACCTTGAGCTATTTTCCTGATGAAATGAAAGCAGAGATTTCTATTAGAATGGCAAATTTAGGCGATATATCGCCTCAAGTAGTCAAGCGAGTTTCTACCGTTTTAGAAAACAAATTAGAATCGCTTACCAGCTATAAAATTGAAGTGGGTGGCTTAAGAGCGGTGGCTGAAATCTTTAACCGCCTAGGTCAAAAGAGTGCTAAGACCACTTTGGCTCGTATTGAAAATGTAGATAATAAGCTTGCTAGCGATATTAAAGAAATGATGTTTACTTTTGAAGATATTGTGAAATTAGATAATTTTGCCATTAGAGAGATTTTAAAAGTAGCGGATAAAAAAGACTTGTCTCTTGCTTTAAAAACTTCTACCAAAGATTTAACGGATAAATTCTTAAGCAACATGAGTAGCAGAGCCGCAGAGCAGTTTGTAGAAGAAATGCAATATCTAGGGGCAGTTAAAATCAAAGATGTGGATATTGCTCAAAGAAAGATTATTGAAATCGTGCAGAACTTGCAAGAAAAAGGCATTATTCAAACGAGTGAGGAGGATGATGTAATTGAATAG
- the fliF gene encoding flagellar basal-body MS-ring/collar protein FliF: MDFKVLLQQIVNFFIKLNKKQKIALISAGVLVTALLVFLLLYPFKEKDYVQGGYGVLFEGLDPSDNALILQHLQQNQIPYKVPKDTTILIPKDKIYEERITLASQGIPKTSKVGFEIFDTKDFGATDFDQNIKLIRAIEGELSRTIESLNPILKANVHIAIPKESVFVSKEVPPSASVMLKLKPDMKLLPTQILGIKNLIAASIPKLTIENVKIVNENGEPLGEGDSLDNSKELALEQLRYKQNFENILESKVVNILAPIVGGKNKVVARVNAEFDFSQKKSTKETFDPNNVVRSEQNLEEKKTGTPKKEVGGVPGVVSNIGPVQGLKDNKEQEKYEKSQNTTNYEVGKTISEIKGEFGTLIRLNAAVVVDGKYKVVLKDGVSALEYVPLSDESLKKINTLVKQAIGYSQNRGDDVAVSNFEFNPMVPTINNATLTEKIIHQAQKILGPFTPLIKYVLVFVVLFIFYKKVIVPFSERMLEVVPDEDKEVKSMFEEIDEEEDELNKFGDLRKKVEDQLGLNATFSEEEVRYEIILEKIRGTLKERPDEIATLFRLLIKDEISSDGTRG, encoded by the coding sequence TTGGACTTCAAAGTATTGTTGCAACAAATTGTTAATTTTTTTATCAAACTGAATAAGAAGCAAAAGATTGCTCTCATTTCAGCGGGAGTTTTGGTTACAGCGTTGCTTGTTTTTTTGTTGCTCTACCCTTTTAAAGAAAAAGATTATGTTCAAGGGGGCTATGGAGTCTTATTTGAAGGGCTAGACCCTAGCGATAACGCTTTAATCTTGCAACACCTTCAACAAAACCAAATTCCTTACAAAGTGCCTAAAGACACTACCATTCTTATTCCTAAGGATAAAATTTATGAAGAAAGAATCACTTTAGCGTCTCAAGGCATTCCTAAAACGAGTAAAGTAGGTTTTGAAATTTTTGACACTAAGGACTTTGGGGCGACTGATTTTGACCAAAATATCAAGCTCATTCGTGCGATTGAAGGCGAATTATCTCGCACGATTGAAAGCTTAAACCCCATTCTTAAAGCTAATGTTCATATTGCAATTCCAAAAGAGAGCGTGTTTGTCTCTAAAGAAGTGCCACCAAGCGCATCGGTTATGCTAAAGCTTAAGCCGGATATGAAGCTTTTACCCACCCAAATTTTAGGGATTAAAAATCTTATTGCTGCTTCAATTCCTAAGCTCACTATAGAGAATGTGAAAATCGTGAATGAAAATGGCGAGCCACTAGGCGAAGGCGATAGCTTAGATAATTCTAAAGAATTAGCCTTAGAGCAATTACGCTACAAACAGAATTTTGAAAATATTTTAGAGAGTAAAGTGGTCAATATCTTAGCCCCTATTGTAGGGGGTAAAAATAAAGTAGTAGCAAGGGTTAATGCGGAGTTTGATTTTTCACAAAAGAAAAGCACTAAAGAGACTTTTGACCCTAATAATGTGGTGAGAAGCGAGCAAAATTTAGAAGAGAAAAAAACAGGCACGCCTAAAAAAGAAGTTGGGGGAGTGCCAGGAGTGGTGAGTAATATCGGTCCTGTACAAGGGCTAAAGGATAATAAAGAGCAGGAAAAATACGAAAAGTCTCAAAACACGACTAATTATGAAGTGGGTAAAACTATCAGCGAGATTAAGGGCGAGTTTGGCACTTTAATACGATTAAATGCCGCTGTTGTCGTGGATGGTAAGTATAAGGTCGTGCTTAAAGATGGCGTAAGTGCTTTAGAATATGTGCCCTTGAGTGATGAATCGCTTAAAAAAATTAACACTTTAGTGAAGCAAGCCATAGGCTATAGCCAAAATAGAGGCGATGATGTGGCGGTGAGTAATTTTGAGTTTAATCCTATGGTGCCTACTATTAATAATGCTACCTTGACAGAGAAAATTATCCATCAAGCTCAAAAAATCTTAGGGCCTTTCACACCTTTAATCAAGTATGTTTTGGTGTTTGTGGTGCTATTTATTTTCTATAAGAAAGTGATTGTGCCTTTCAGTGAACGCATGCTTGAAGTGGTTCCTGATGAGGATAAAGAAGTGAAGTCTATGTTTGAAGAGATAGACGAAGAAGAAGATGAGCTGAATAAATTTGGCGATTTGAGAAAGAAAGTAGAAGACCAGCTAGGGCTTAATGCAACCTTTAGCGAAGAAGAAGTAAGATACGAAATTATATTAGAAAAAATTAGAGGAACTCTAAAAGAGCGTCCTGATGAAATCGCAACGCTTTTTAGACTCTTAATCAAAGATGAAATTTCTTCAGATGGAACAAGAGGTTAA
- the dcm gene encoding DNA (cytosine-5-)-methyltransferase, with protein sequence MKVGSLFAGIGGFECAFKQVGFEILWANELDKDACNTYRTNFKHKLLEQDIKSLNPNELENVELISAGFPCQAFSIAGLQKGLNDERGAIVMELFRIIQAKKPQVLLLENVKNLARHNKGETLNLILETLKNLGYFVYYKILNTYEYSTIPQNRERIYIVGFLDKKHYERFNFPLKVSHTQSIKDLLEVKVDNEFYYQQYNFYDILKQEITKRDTCYQWRRHYVRENKNNLCPTLTANMGTGGHNVPLILDKQGIRKLTPRECLNFQGFTKDYVLPNVTKSKLYKQIGNSVSVPVIKALALEIKKVVYG encoded by the coding sequence ATGAAGGTAGGCTCACTTTTTGCTGGAATTGGGGGGTTTGAATGTGCGTTTAAACAAGTGGGTTTTGAAATCCTTTGGGCTAATGAATTAGATAAAGATGCATGCAATACTTATAGAACTAATTTTAAACACAAACTTTTAGAACAAGACATTAAAAGTTTAAATCCTAATGAGTTAGAAAATGTGGAGCTAATAAGTGCTGGGTTTCCTTGTCAAGCGTTTAGCATTGCAGGGTTACAAAAAGGGCTTAATGATGAAAGGGGGGCGATTGTTATGGAGTTATTTCGCATTATTCAAGCTAAAAAGCCACAAGTTTTATTGTTAGAAAATGTAAAAAATTTAGCTCGTCATAATAAGGGAGAGACCTTAAATCTCATTTTAGAGACTTTGAAAAATTTAGGCTATTTTGTGTATTATAAAATATTGAATACTTATGAATATTCTACAATACCACAAAATAGAGAGCGAATTTATATCGTAGGATTTTTAGATAAAAAACATTACGAACGCTTTAATTTTCCTTTAAAAGTTAGCCATACGCAAAGCATTAAGGACTTACTAGAAGTCAAAGTAGACAATGAATTTTATTATCAGCAATATAATTTTTATGATATTTTAAAGCAAGAAATCACAAAAAGGGATACTTGTTATCAATGGCGTAGGCATTATGTTAGAGAGAATAAAAATAATCTTTGTCCTACTCTCACAGCAAACATGGGGACAGGGGGACATAATGTGCCTTTAATTTTAGACAAGCAAGGTATAAGAAAGCTTACACCTAGAGAGTGTTTAAATTTTCAAGGTTTTACTAAAGATTATGTTTTACCTAATGTTACTAAAAGCAAACTCTACAAGCAAATCGGTAATTCTGTGAGTGTGCCTGTGATTAAAGCTTTAGCATTAGAAATTAAAAAGGTTGTTTATGGATAA